A portion of the Ferrimonas lipolytica genome contains these proteins:
- the pheS gene encoding phenylalanine--tRNA ligase subunit alpha, with amino-acid sequence MQQLADIVAQALEAIEATNDLKALDELRVNYLGKKGEITALMKSLGQLSAEERPAAGQKINAGKQQVQQALNARIEAMQTEALNAKLAAESVDVTLPGRKLATGGIHPVSRTIERIEAFFADLGFEVAAGPEIEDGFHNFDALNIPAHHPARTDHDTFFFNPDLMLRTHTSGVQIRTMEKKQPPIRIICPGRVYRNDYDQTHTPMFHQVEGLLIAEKVSFSELKGVLYDFLRNFFEEDLEVRFRPSYFPFTEPSAEVDVRRKGDKWLEVLGCGMVHPKVLESVGIDSDKYSGFAFGMGVERLTMLRYGVNDLRAFFENDLRFLKQFQ; translated from the coding sequence ATGCAGCAATTAGCAGATATCGTTGCTCAGGCACTGGAAGCCATTGAAGCGACCAACGACCTGAAGGCATTGGATGAGCTTCGGGTTAACTACCTGGGTAAGAAAGGCGAGATCACCGCCTTGATGAAATCTTTGGGGCAACTGTCCGCCGAAGAACGTCCAGCAGCAGGCCAGAAAATTAACGCTGGCAAGCAACAGGTTCAACAAGCGCTAAATGCGCGTATTGAAGCGATGCAAACTGAAGCTCTGAATGCCAAATTGGCAGCAGAGTCAGTTGATGTAACGCTTCCTGGTCGCAAGTTAGCGACTGGTGGCATCCACCCAGTAAGCCGTACCATAGAACGTATTGAAGCGTTTTTTGCTGATCTTGGCTTTGAGGTTGCGGCAGGTCCAGAGATCGAAGATGGTTTCCATAACTTTGATGCGCTGAACATTCCAGCCCACCACCCAGCTCGTACTGATCACGATACCTTCTTCTTTAATCCAGATCTGATGCTGCGTACCCATACCAGTGGCGTGCAGATCCGTACTATGGAAAAGAAGCAGCCGCCAATTCGCATTATCTGCCCTGGCCGTGTGTACCGTAATGACTACGACCAAACTCACACGCCAATGTTCCATCAGGTTGAAGGCCTGTTGATCGCAGAGAAAGTGTCGTTCAGCGAGCTTAAAGGTGTGTTGTACGACTTCTTGCGTAACTTCTTTGAAGAAGACTTAGAGGTTCGCTTCCGTCCGTCTTACTTCCCATTCACTGAACCATCTGCCGAAGTAGATGTACGTCGTAAAGGCGACAAGTGGTTGGAAGTTCTGGGTTGCGGCATGGTTCACCCGAAAGTATTGGAATCCGTTGGTATCGATTCCGACAAGTACTCCGGTTTTGCTTTCGGTATGGGCGTAGAGCGTCTAACCATGTTGCGCTACGGCGTCAACGATCTGCGGGCGTTCTTCGAGAACGATCTGCGTTTCTTGAAGCAGTTCCAGTAA
- a CDS encoding methyl-accepting chemotaxis protein produces MTATPFGHFDSLLIKTSINQKLWVISIGPILALLFFTATLLNEQTEIIEHHTQQQLTATVNQLSETLTPLIDSLSPAQIMQLNNSIKSGGISKNDNGSGHGEITVKGNQYHATAALGSHHYVYAYAARIAPYQVVKQHTELMLLLAVTVLFSAWFGYLVVSYFRNSVERLTQVMALGSANDLTVRINFPPGRDEFSPLANHIDELIATRQRVVTNLLAVSGELQRAATTLQGDAGNSNELSVKQRQHIDNLATAMEQMNATVAEVASHAEQTSQETQQATVDATRGQQQISDTIGSIEKLVADVHNASDAVVQVNTNAAGIDDVVTTINAISEQTNLLALNAAIEAARAGEQGRGFAVVADEVRSLAGRTQQATVEIQQMIEELQQGMNSLEQIMRNTVNLAESGRKMVSQAGNDLTQITNHSQTVFSMSAQIATAAEEQSAVAQEIVGNLLLIRNESHELEVASTSSKQASEQVGATANSLSDSLSKLRV; encoded by the coding sequence ATGACAGCCACCCCCTTTGGCCATTTTGATTCGCTATTGATCAAAACTTCGATTAACCAGAAGCTCTGGGTAATCTCCATTGGCCCCATACTCGCTTTGCTGTTCTTTACTGCAACGCTACTCAATGAACAAACGGAGATTATTGAGCACCATACTCAGCAGCAACTTACCGCCACCGTTAACCAACTAAGTGAGACATTAACGCCTTTAATTGACTCACTCTCCCCAGCACAAATAATGCAGCTCAATAACAGCATCAAATCCGGTGGCATTAGTAAAAATGATAATGGCAGCGGTCATGGCGAGATTACGGTTAAGGGCAACCAATACCATGCCACTGCAGCACTTGGGTCCCATCACTACGTGTATGCGTACGCCGCACGAATTGCCCCTTATCAAGTAGTTAAGCAACATACCGAACTGATGCTGTTGCTGGCTGTGACGGTGTTGTTCAGTGCTTGGTTTGGTTACTTAGTAGTAAGCTATTTCCGCAACTCGGTAGAACGACTGACACAGGTCATGGCGCTGGGTTCAGCTAATGATTTAACTGTACGCATTAACTTCCCCCCTGGCCGCGATGAGTTCAGCCCATTGGCGAATCACATCGATGAGTTGATTGCGACCCGACAGCGGGTTGTAACCAATCTGTTAGCGGTCTCTGGCGAGTTACAGCGTGCCGCGACAACCTTGCAGGGGGATGCTGGCAACAGCAACGAGCTGTCCGTTAAGCAGCGCCAGCATATTGACAATTTAGCCACCGCAATGGAACAGATGAATGCCACCGTTGCTGAGGTGGCCAGCCATGCAGAGCAAACCTCGCAAGAAACCCAACAAGCCACCGTTGACGCTACCCGCGGCCAGCAGCAGATTAGCGACACCATTGGCAGTATCGAAAAGTTAGTGGCAGACGTTCACAACGCCTCCGATGCGGTTGTTCAAGTTAATACCAACGCCGCCGGTATTGATGATGTTGTAACCACAATTAATGCCATCTCAGAGCAAACTAATCTACTGGCACTGAACGCCGCCATTGAAGCAGCACGGGCTGGCGAGCAAGGTCGTGGCTTTGCGGTGGTCGCTGATGAGGTCCGTTCGTTGGCTGGTCGCACTCAGCAAGCGACAGTTGAGATCCAGCAGATGATCGAAGAGCTGCAACAGGGAATGAACTCGCTGGAGCAGATCATGCGCAACACCGTTAATCTAGCGGAGAGCGGCCGAAAAATGGTCAGCCAGGCAGGAAACGATCTAACCCAGATCACCAACCACTCGCAGACAGTATTTTCTATGAGTGCTCAGATCGCCACTGCCGCTGAAGAGCAAAGCGCAGTTGCTCAAGAGATTGTTGGCAACCTGTTACTGATCCGTAATGAATCGCACGAACTTGAAGTTGCCTCAACGAGCTCAAAACAAGCATCTGAACAAGTTGGTGCGACGGCTAATTCACTCAGCGACAGCCTAAGCAAGCTGCGAGTTTAA
- a CDS encoding MerC domain-containing protein produces the protein MSIEQKALDQASIGLSLICVVHCLATPALLLLGLSVPSVMLEEQHFHQMILFVVLPLSGLALFLGCRKHRNFSVLSLGLSGLAILVVASLWVHHWYGHDAETVLTIIGSILMVIAHGLNFKQCRASGCQH, from the coding sequence ATGTCCATTGAGCAAAAAGCTTTAGATCAAGCCTCTATCGGTCTATCACTAATCTGTGTAGTTCACTGCTTAGCGACCCCTGCGCTGTTATTGCTTGGCTTGAGCGTGCCGAGTGTGATGTTAGAAGAGCAACATTTTCATCAGATGATCCTGTTTGTAGTGCTACCACTAAGTGGCCTTGCCCTCTTCCTCGGCTGCAGAAAACACCGCAATTTTAGCGTGCTCTCCCTCGGCCTCAGCGGACTAGCGATCTTAGTCGTCGCCAGCCTATGGGTACATCATTGGTATGGCCATGACGCGGAAACCGTGTTGACCATCATTGGCAGTATCCTAATGGTCATTGCGCACGGTTTAAACTTCAAACAATGTCGTGCGAGCGGTTGCCAGCACTAA
- a CDS encoding FKBP-type peptidyl-prolyl cis-trans isomerase, with the protein MMFQRSRANSKIAVKNLEIGATFLAENGAREGVVTTPSGLQYEVLTEGSGDRKPVASDKVTVHYHGTLINGTEFDSSVTRNKPASFKLTQVIKGWTEGVQTMVVGQKNRFYIPASLAYGKGSVGSIEAGSTLIFDVELLSIDS; encoded by the coding sequence ATGATGTTTCAGCGCTCACGCGCCAACAGTAAGATCGCCGTTAAAAACCTAGAGATTGGTGCCACGTTTTTAGCAGAAAATGGCGCTCGTGAAGGGGTTGTAACAACCCCTTCGGGATTACAATACGAAGTACTGACAGAAGGCAGTGGCGATCGTAAGCCAGTAGCTAGCGACAAAGTAACGGTGCACTATCACGGTACGCTGATTAACGGCACTGAGTTTGATAGTTCGGTAACCCGTAATAAACCGGCCAGCTTTAAGTTAACTCAGGTGATCAAAGGCTGGACCGAAGGGGTGCAAACAATGGTGGTAGGTCAGAAGAACCGCTTTTACATTCCAGCATCATTGGCCTACGGTAAGGGGAGTGTTGGCTCAATTGAGGCCGGCTCCACCCTAATCTTCGATGTGGAATTGCTCAGCATCGACAGCTAA
- the pdxY gene encoding pyridoxal kinase PdxY has translation MNILSIQSHVAYGHAGNASAVFPMQRMGINVWPVHTVMFSNHTGHGSWKGPMFSPDTVADVIEGIAERNVLPTCDAVISGYMGAPEMADVIVASAAKVKAANPNALYCCDPVIGDTDRGIFVRPGVPEHFRDNVIQHADIITPNHFEAEFLTGHKINDLDSAIFAARQLLAKGPSIVLITSLMRSDAAPETIEMLAVTPESAWLVAAPCLEFPTPMNGSGDATSALFLAKYLQCRDLKIALEHVAAAMYGLFRQTHLEGSRELLLIAAQNELVTPTYLTEAKAV, from the coding sequence ATGAATATTTTATCGATCCAATCCCACGTTGCCTACGGCCATGCGGGCAACGCTTCTGCCGTTTTTCCGATGCAACGTATGGGCATCAATGTGTGGCCTGTACACACGGTAATGTTTTCCAACCATACCGGTCACGGCAGCTGGAAAGGCCCGATGTTTAGCCCCGACACCGTTGCAGATGTAATTGAAGGGATTGCCGAGCGCAATGTTCTGCCAACCTGTGATGCCGTTATCTCGGGTTACATGGGTGCCCCTGAGATGGCCGATGTGATTGTCGCCAGTGCCGCTAAAGTTAAAGCCGCCAACCCTAACGCTCTGTATTGCTGTGATCCAGTTATTGGCGATACTGATCGTGGCATCTTCGTTCGCCCCGGTGTACCAGAGCATTTTCGCGACAATGTGATTCAGCATGCTGACATTATTACTCCGAACCATTTTGAAGCGGAGTTCCTTACTGGGCACAAGATAAACGATTTGGATTCAGCCATCTTTGCAGCACGGCAACTGCTCGCCAAGGGCCCAAGCATTGTGCTTATCACCAGTTTGATGCGCAGCGACGCCGCGCCAGAAACCATCGAGATGCTGGCCGTAACGCCGGAATCAGCGTGGTTAGTTGCGGCGCCATGTTTGGAGTTCCCTACCCCGATGAACGGCTCTGGCGACGCCACTTCGGCACTGTTCTTAGCCAAGTACTTGCAGTGTCGCGACCTCAAAATTGCGTTGGAGCATGTGGCAGCGGCAATGTATGGTCTGTTCCGTCAAACCCATCTTGAAGGTAGCCGTGAATTATTGCTCATTGCTGCCCAAAATGAGTTAGTAACGCCAACCTATCTTACCGAAGCGAAAGCGGTTTAG
- a CDS encoding PAS domain S-box protein: protein MTLVVLYWGGKYSVHQLAAQQSNTLSQHWHRLLSHQSARTNEERIEQLGALAFYPRIKFLQMRLEHNLSQLANYSHGTHNYSARVHQAINRLERKQQRHPEFQSIDMVDENIVLSSSRIELPQQVNGKPAYGIIIIGFDSSELHQTISQHVLGVFLYVVLALLLLVGFLTLRQRLLFIDPLKQLLTEPAWCSNRGTVRQLPSQYTSSLLTALTRLINAEFEALQRSTQRLQQRQQRLAEEHQQRQLSHQLQPSYNWQIDINNGDFSIDRTVLANIGLVDMPTHLHVHDLLARIHPEDLTQIKSQFDRLQRNHRAMEFVARVINNTNEMRHIKCSASFSCDDMRSQTLVGCSIDVTESVRQQQSLRLEQIKASNAEHRLDALSKLTEVAIIQVDHAGTIRSLNLTGHQLLGYPDQQLLNRHISELTELENSDPKTQFNDPFRPFSVNNQRDSNVRLRKADNSTVLVNLTLTEQQLGGNYCLTGIFKPISTAIEPVTASDGLVDIHPVKKMRFAMMDSEQRIVAISPALAKTLGYRSQDLINTNLIDLVPANFRQATKQQCLTGECINAKTAALSHRNGEIIWLRITIMPLQNMQSEQPLLLIQVARVLERITSISEKRQGVQTTKHGSFSARADRA from the coding sequence GTGACCCTTGTAGTGCTCTACTGGGGTGGCAAGTACTCGGTGCACCAATTGGCTGCCCAGCAATCCAATACCCTTAGCCAACATTGGCATCGGCTTCTGAGCCATCAATCTGCACGAACTAACGAGGAGCGCATTGAGCAGTTAGGGGCGCTGGCATTCTACCCTCGTATCAAATTTTTGCAGATGCGGTTGGAACACAACCTCAGTCAACTGGCCAATTACAGCCACGGTACCCATAATTACTCCGCGAGGGTACACCAAGCCATTAATCGACTAGAGCGAAAACAACAACGTCACCCCGAATTTCAATCTATCGATATGGTAGATGAAAATATTGTCCTAAGCTCGAGTCGAATTGAGCTGCCGCAGCAGGTAAACGGTAAGCCCGCCTATGGCATTATCATCATCGGCTTCGATAGCAGCGAACTGCATCAAACCATCTCACAACACGTATTAGGGGTATTTCTTTATGTGGTATTGGCATTGTTGCTGTTGGTTGGATTTCTCACTTTAAGACAACGATTACTGTTTATTGACCCTCTTAAGCAGTTATTGACCGAGCCAGCGTGGTGTAGCAATCGTGGCACGGTACGACAATTACCAAGCCAATACACCTCGTCGTTGTTAACTGCACTGACCCGGCTAATTAATGCCGAATTCGAGGCATTGCAACGGTCGACACAGCGACTGCAGCAGCGGCAGCAACGACTGGCTGAAGAGCACCAACAGCGGCAACTATCCCATCAATTGCAACCGAGTTATAACTGGCAGATCGACATCAACAATGGCGATTTCTCAATCGACCGAACTGTGTTGGCTAATATCGGCTTAGTAGATATGCCAACACATCTACACGTTCACGATCTATTAGCGCGCATCCACCCAGAGGATCTGACCCAGATAAAATCTCAGTTTGATAGATTACAACGTAACCATAGGGCGATGGAATTTGTCGCAAGAGTAATCAATAACACCAACGAGATGCGTCACATCAAATGCAGTGCCAGTTTCAGTTGTGATGATATGCGCTCGCAAACATTAGTTGGCTGCAGTATCGACGTCACCGAGTCGGTACGACAGCAGCAGTCATTGCGGTTAGAGCAGATCAAAGCCAGTAATGCCGAACATCGCCTCGATGCCCTGTCTAAGTTAACCGAAGTTGCCATCATTCAAGTTGATCACGCTGGTACCATTCGTAGCTTGAATCTCACTGGTCATCAGCTTCTTGGCTATCCTGACCAGCAACTGCTCAATCGCCACATTAGCGAATTAACTGAGCTTGAGAATAGCGACCCCAAAACGCAATTTAACGACCCATTTAGGCCATTTTCCGTTAACAATCAACGCGACTCCAATGTTCGTTTACGCAAAGCGGATAACTCCACCGTATTGGTTAACCTAACCCTTACTGAGCAACAGCTGGGAGGTAACTACTGCCTCACCGGCATATTTAAACCAATTTCCACCGCTATCGAACCGGTTACGGCCAGTGATGGCCTAGTCGACATCCATCCGGTTAAAAAGATGCGCTTCGCCATGATGGATAGTGAGCAACGAATCGTGGCAATTTCACCGGCGTTGGCAAAAACCTTAGGCTACCGCTCGCAAGATCTCATCAATACCAACCTGATCGATTTGGTGCCAGCTAACTTCCGTCAGGCCACCAAACAACAGTGCCTCACTGGAGAGTGCATAAACGCCAAGACTGCGGCACTGTCCCATCGTAACGGCGAAATTATCTGGCTTAGAATTACCATAATGCCGCTACAAAACATGCAGTCAGAGCAACCATTATTATTGATCCAAGTAGCTAGGGTTTTGGAGCGGATAACCTCCATAAGTGAAAAGCGACAGGGAGTACAAACCACTAAACATGGGTCTTTTTCTGCTCGTGCCGACCGTGCTTGA
- a CDS encoding DNA topoisomerase III: MNRLIIAEKPSLGRAIAAVLAKPHKNQNGYIEVGNGDCVTWCVGHLLEQLQPDEYDQRFKQWRLQDLPIEIEQWQLKPRQGMSKQISVVRKLLKNAKQIVHAGDPDREGQLLVDELLDYLKLSKTRKQQVQRLLISDLNPSAVTKALGQLKPNSDFVALSISALARSRADWLYGMNMSRAYTLLGQQAGYGGVLSVGRVQTPVLGLVVRRDQQIAQFVAKPFYQLDAIIPHDGNTIRARWQPSDACEQWVDEDGRLLARKLAEHVAGRIAQQPALVSSAVHKQTKQTAPLPYSLSALQIDASKRFGLSAQQVLSAAQKLYEQHKLITYPRSDCRYLPKGHLGDVSKIMTAISTNDDFLQDAVSGADQSLRSRCWNDGKVTAHHAIIPTPKAAGSSRLGIDEAKVYQLIARQYLIQFYPPAQYSEGELKFEIAGGLFVAKGKQLLKPGWKALLPTPKDKVPDYLPKLSQGEVLTCAEGQIKDCMTEPPKAFTEATLLQAMTGIARFVKDSSLKNILRETDGLGTEATRAGIIELLFKRSFLQRRGKAINATAAGTALITALPESASYPDMTAQWEHQLQRMAERQMPYQPFMVGLSSSINDIITRVKSEPAPACLAGLPAVAKRRFKSKSTKRSSAKTAPKRISKSAS, translated from the coding sequence ATGAACCGTCTTATCATTGCCGAAAAACCGAGTCTTGGCCGTGCTATTGCTGCGGTTTTGGCTAAGCCCCACAAAAATCAAAATGGTTATATCGAGGTTGGTAATGGCGATTGCGTCACCTGGTGTGTCGGGCATTTGTTGGAGCAGTTGCAGCCTGATGAGTACGACCAGCGCTTTAAACAATGGCGTTTGCAAGATCTGCCGATAGAGATTGAACAGTGGCAACTTAAGCCACGACAGGGCATGAGTAAGCAGATCAGCGTAGTACGTAAACTACTCAAAAACGCTAAGCAGATTGTTCACGCCGGAGATCCAGATCGAGAGGGGCAACTGCTGGTCGATGAGCTGCTCGACTACCTAAAACTTAGTAAGACTCGTAAGCAACAGGTTCAACGGTTACTGATTAGCGATCTCAACCCGAGCGCGGTAACTAAAGCGCTTGGCCAGCTCAAACCCAATAGTGACTTTGTTGCGCTATCGATATCCGCGTTAGCACGTTCTCGAGCCGATTGGTTGTATGGCATGAATATGTCACGAGCCTATACATTATTGGGCCAGCAAGCCGGTTATGGTGGAGTATTATCGGTAGGGCGGGTACAGACGCCGGTATTGGGATTGGTGGTGCGCCGAGACCAGCAGATTGCCCAGTTTGTGGCTAAACCCTTTTATCAGCTCGATGCCATTATCCCTCATGATGGCAATACCATACGAGCACGCTGGCAACCCAGTGATGCCTGCGAGCAGTGGGTAGATGAAGATGGGCGCTTGCTGGCTAGAAAGCTGGCGGAACACGTTGCTGGCCGAATTGCACAACAACCGGCGCTTGTCAGTTCAGCGGTGCATAAGCAGACCAAACAAACTGCGCCGTTACCTTATTCGTTATCGGCGTTACAAATTGATGCCTCGAAGCGATTCGGGTTGTCTGCCCAACAGGTGTTGTCGGCCGCGCAAAAACTCTATGAACAGCACAAGCTGATCACCTATCCACGTTCCGATTGTCGCTATTTACCCAAGGGACACTTGGGTGACGTTAGCAAGATTATGACGGCGATATCGACCAACGACGACTTCTTGCAAGACGCGGTTAGCGGTGCTGATCAAAGCCTGCGCTCTCGTTGTTGGAACGATGGCAAGGTAACGGCCCATCACGCTATTATCCCAACACCTAAGGCGGCAGGTTCCAGTCGACTTGGTATCGATGAAGCCAAGGTCTACCAGCTTATTGCTCGCCAATATCTGATTCAATTTTATCCACCGGCGCAGTACAGCGAGGGTGAACTGAAGTTCGAGATCGCTGGCGGTTTGTTTGTCGCCAAGGGTAAGCAGTTGTTGAAGCCCGGGTGGAAGGCGTTATTACCGACACCGAAAGATAAAGTGCCAGATTACCTGCCTAAACTGAGCCAAGGCGAAGTTTTGACCTGTGCCGAAGGGCAGATCAAAGACTGCATGACTGAGCCGCCAAAAGCCTTTACCGAGGCGACATTACTACAAGCGATGACAGGTATTGCACGCTTCGTTAAAGACAGTTCACTCAAAAATATCTTGCGGGAAACTGATGGCTTGGGCACTGAAGCAACGCGAGCGGGGATCATTGAGTTGCTATTTAAACGGTCATTCTTGCAGCGGCGAGGTAAAGCCATCAATGCAACAGCCGCAGGCACGGCTCTAATAACCGCCTTACCAGAGAGTGCGAGCTACCCAGATATGACAGCCCAGTGGGAGCATCAACTACAACGAATGGCTGAAAGACAAATGCCATACCAGCCGTTTATGGTTGGTCTATCAAGCAGTATTAACGACATTATTACACGGGTAAAAAGCGAACCCGCACCAGCCTGTTTAGCGGGGTTGCCTGCGGTGGCAAAGCGACGCTTCAAGAGTAAGTCAACTAAGCGAAGCAGCGCTAAAACCGCGCCTAAACGAATCAGTAAAAGCGCCAGTTAA
- a CDS encoding LysR family transcriptional regulator: MVNLDWLQTFCTLVETRHFTRTAEKLAMTQPGVSQQIRKLEQHFQQPLLLREGKKFTLTEAGHQVYRQARQSLIELAQLEYQLGQDDPHIGRCRIASPGSVGLKLYPVGLELQRHYPQLQIEYQFAPNDGIERMMAERQLDIGLMTRITELPELHYHQFASEPLCLVTPPAITDVSWKSLMSLGYIDHPDGRHHTTMLLGANYPQFEQIEQFPRRGFSNQIGLLLEPVALGLGFTVLPLHATNAFSRQDKITIWTLPNPVEEQIYLVKRRYQVSPSRIELLQQQFATALNGEL; this comes from the coding sequence ATGGTTAACTTAGACTGGCTCCAAACCTTCTGCACTCTAGTCGAAACTCGCCACTTCACTAGAACCGCAGAAAAGCTAGCGATGACTCAACCTGGGGTGAGCCAGCAGATCCGCAAGCTAGAGCAACATTTTCAACAGCCGTTACTACTGCGTGAAGGCAAGAAATTTACCTTAACGGAGGCGGGTCATCAGGTCTATCGCCAAGCTCGACAAAGCCTGATTGAGCTAGCGCAGCTCGAATACCAGCTAGGACAAGATGATCCCCATATAGGTCGATGCCGCATCGCTTCGCCGGGCAGCGTAGGCTTAAAGCTCTATCCAGTTGGGCTTGAGCTGCAGCGGCACTATCCACAGTTGCAAATCGAATATCAATTTGCACCTAACGACGGCATCGAACGGATGATGGCTGAACGTCAGCTCGATATCGGCCTTATGACTCGTATAACCGAGTTGCCGGAGTTGCACTATCACCAGTTTGCAAGTGAACCGCTGTGTTTGGTAACTCCGCCAGCCATTACTGACGTAAGTTGGAAATCGCTAATGTCGCTTGGTTATATCGATCATCCGGATGGTCGCCACCACACCACCATGCTACTTGGTGCCAACTACCCTCAATTTGAACAGATTGAACAGTTTCCCCGCCGTGGTTTTTCCAACCAGATTGGGTTGCTGTTAGAGCCGGTAGCGTTAGGGTTGGGTTTTACGGTGTTGCCGCTGCACGCCACCAACGCATTTTCTAGGCAAGATAAAATCACCATCTGGACCCTCCCAAACCCTGTTGAGGAACAAATCTATTTGGTAAAACGGCGCTATCAAGTAAGCCCTAGTCGAATCGAACTGCTGCAGCAGCAATTTGCTACCGCGCTTAATGGGGAACTGTAG
- the add gene encoding adenosine deaminase produces the protein MIDTHFPLVDLHRHLDGNIRPQTILELGQQHGIELPGHDLDTLIPHISAVTKEPSLVAFLQKLDWGVKVLKDADSVYRVAYENVADLCQDGIDYAELRFSPGYMGHFNQLDNNLVVEAVIAGVEAGIKAFGVQAKLIGILSRSYGTENCQQELDAILSHRQHFVAVDLAGDEIGFPGHQFEQHFNQVHRNDLQVTIHAGEAAGPESIWHALQHLGAQRIGHGVNAAADHKLMEYLATRQIPLESCLTSNIQTTTVAGFKQHPIVDFVDAGMMITLNTDDPGVEFTTLSNEYHIAHQQVGLSQAQLAQIQRNGLQAAFLSDSERQALIVAKQSR, from the coding sequence ATGATTGATACGCATTTCCCATTGGTGGATCTCCATCGCCACCTCGACGGCAATATTCGTCCTCAAACGATACTCGAGTTAGGTCAACAACATGGTATTGAATTACCTGGGCACGATCTTGATACGCTTATCCCTCATATCAGCGCGGTAACAAAGGAGCCGAGTTTAGTCGCGTTCCTGCAAAAACTGGATTGGGGGGTTAAGGTACTCAAAGATGCCGATTCGGTTTACCGGGTTGCTTATGAGAATGTCGCCGACTTGTGCCAAGATGGTATCGATTATGCCGAACTGCGTTTTTCTCCAGGCTATATGGGCCATTTTAACCAGCTCGACAACAACCTTGTGGTTGAGGCGGTTATCGCTGGGGTTGAGGCAGGGATCAAAGCGTTTGGTGTACAAGCTAAGCTGATTGGCATCTTAAGCCGCAGCTACGGTACTGAAAACTGTCAGCAGGAGCTAGATGCGATCTTATCGCACCGCCAACACTTCGTTGCGGTTGATCTAGCTGGTGACGAGATTGGCTTTCCTGGCCATCAGTTTGAACAGCATTTTAATCAGGTCCATCGCAACGACCTTCAGGTTACCATTCACGCTGGTGAAGCTGCAGGTCCAGAAAGTATTTGGCATGCCCTGCAACACCTTGGTGCTCAGCGCATTGGCCATGGGGTTAATGCCGCCGCCGATCACAAATTGATGGAGTACCTCGCGACGCGACAGATCCCATTGGAAAGCTGTCTCACCTCAAATATTCAAACCACAACAGTGGCTGGATTTAAACAGCACCCGATCGTCGATTTTGTTGACGCAGGTATGATGATCACCCTCAACACCGATGATCCAGGGGTGGAGTTCACGACCCTTAGCAATGAATACCACATTGCGCATCAACAGGTTGGTTTGTCTCAGGCCCAGTTAGCACAGATCCAACGTAACGGTTTACAAGCGGCGTTTCTGTCCGACTCTGAGCGACAAGCATTGATTGTCGCCAAACAGAGTCGCTAA